Proteins from one Panicum virgatum strain AP13 chromosome 7K, P.virgatum_v5, whole genome shotgun sequence genomic window:
- the LOC120642439 gene encoding calcium uptake protein, mitochondrial-like, with protein sequence MAPLPRAARLLRSAVGLLRSPPPPPARLFSSAAGTGTGTGAGAGTGREAAIVATAVALAGSGLGLWLKPPSLADSGEAVGGQISVAGGGGAAEAREEKGRFLFADSFRRRVFFNYEKRIRLLSPPEKIFEYFASVRNPEGEVYMLPSDLMRALVPVFPPSESTAVREGRLRGERSPGELHCAPSEFFMLFDTNNDGLISFAEYIFFVTLLSIPESNFSAAFKMFDVDHSGLIDKEEFKKIMALMRSFNRQGATHKDGLRIGLKVGQPVENGGVVEFFFGNDGNEPLHYDKFTKFLKDLHDEIIRLEFSHYDVKSSKTIPAKDFALSMVASADMNHISMLLDRVDDLVNKPDLKDIRISFEEFKAFAYLRRRLEPLSMAIFAYGKVNGLLTKQDLKRAAQHVCGVDLTDRMVDIIFHVFDTNQDGNLSLEEFLRALQRRETDIRQPTIPGPLGFLSCWFGGRKCSSLRQMLF encoded by the exons ATGGCTCCCCTGCCCCGCGCGGCCCGCCTCCTCCGATCCGCCGTCGGGCTGCTGAGGtcgccccctccgccgccggcgcggctcTTCTCCAGCGCCGCGGGGACCGGGACCGGGaccggggcgggggcggggaccGGGCGCGAGGCCGCGAtcgtcgccaccgccgtggcGCTGGCCGGGTCCGGGCTCGGGCTGTGGCTGAAACCGCCCTCGCTCGCCGACTCCGGCGAGGCGGTCGGCGGCCAGATctcggtcgccggcggcggcggcgccgcggaggcCCGGGAGGAGAAGGGTCGGTTCCTGTTCGCAG ACTCATTCCGCAGAAGGGTGTTCTTTAACTACGAGAAGAGGATACGGCTTCTCAGCCCTCCTGAAAAG ATCTTTGAGTACTTTGCATCTGTGAGGAACCCAGAAGGTGAAGTTTACATGTTGCCCTCTGACTTGATGAGGGCATTAGTCCCTGTTTTCCCTCCATCTGAGTCGACTGCAGTTCGCGAAGGGCGATTAAGGGGGGAGCGGAGCCCTGGAGAGTTGCATTGTGCTCCATCGGAATTCTTCATGCTGTTCGACACAAATAACGATGGCCTCATCTCCTTTGCCGA GTACATCTTTTTTGTGACATTGCTCAGCATTCCCGAGTCAAATTTCAGTGCGGCTTTCAAAATGTTCGACGTTGACCATAGCGG GCTGATCGACAAAGAGGAGTTTAAGAAAATAATGGCACTGATGCGGTCTTTTAATAGACAAGGAGCCACCCATAAGGATGGCTTACGTATTGGACTTAAAGTTGGCCAGCCTGTGGAAAATGGTGGAGTGGTTGAGTTCTTCTTTGGTAACGATGGAAATGAACCTCTACACTATGATAAGTTTACAAAATTTTTGAAGGACTTGCATGACGAG ATTATTCGTCTGGAGTTCAGTCATTACGATGTCAAATCATCTAAAACTATACCAGCAAAGGATTTTGCCTTGTCCATGGTTGCTTCTGCTGACATGAATCACATCAGCATGCTGCTTGATAGAGTTGATGATTTGGTCAATAAGCCTGATCTGAAGGACATACGCATATCTTTTGAG GAGTTTAAGGCGTTTGCTTATTTGCGCCGAAGATTGGAGCCACTATCGATGGCCATCTTCGCATATGGGAAAGTGAATGGATTGTTGACAAAACAGGATCTAAAACGTGCGGCGCagcat GTTTGCGGGGTTGACTTAACTGATAGAATGGTGGACATCATTTTCCATGTGTTCGACACAAATCAGGATGGGAACCTGAGCTTGGAAGAGTTCTTAAGAGCATTACAAAGACGAGAAACTGATATTCGTCAACCAACAATACCTGGTCCTTTGGGGTTCCTGTCTTGCTGGTTCGGTGGTAGGAAGTGTTCTTCACTTCGACAGATGTTGTTCTGA